ACCGCGAGAGCGTGTACGCTTATCTGCCTCCACGCCGCCACTGCGTGTATGGTCGTCCCGCAGTTGGTCCTCCTGGGAATCACCGCCGTCGCGGGATACTTGCTCCTTACCGGCGGTCGAGAACTGTCCACCGTCTATCATATCCTCCGGAACGATCCCGTCCCGATCAGAACGTTGGACGGGCATACGGGTCCCGTCGAGATCGAGGGGACGGCAGTCGTCGACGAAGAGTCCGGGACCGTCACGTCGCCACTAACCGGGAGTGACTGTCTCGCCTACACCTACGAGGTCCAGGAACTCCGGTCGTCGGGGAAACACTCCAACTGGGAGACGCTCGACGAGGGGATGGGTGGCGTCAACTTCCTCGTCGACGACGGTACAGACCGGGTCCGCGTCGATCCGGAGGGAGCCGACATCCGGTTCGAATCCCACTCCGTGACGGTTCCGCCCGGGACGGAACTACCCGAAAGCCTCGCACAGTACGTCGCCGCCTCCGATGCGGTCGACGAGCAGGACGGGACGCTGAATCTAGTGGTGACGGAGCTCTCGGTCGGGAACAAACAACGGTTCATCGAGCGCCGACTCGATCCCGGCGAACACGTCTACGTCTACGGACTCGCACGGCGTGGACCGGCCGCCGAGTGGGGGAGCAGTCTCGTGGACGCAGTTGTCGGCGCAGGCGACGGGACGCCCGTCTTCGTCATCTCGGATACGGACGAACGTGGGACGGCCTGGCGCATCGCTCGCGATGGGTTGCTCAAAGCCGGCCTCGGTGTCGTGGGACTGGCGATCGTGGTGGGTTTCGGGATCGGAGTCCTGTTCTGACGGGACCGTCGGGTTTAACGAGGGTCGCCCCTTACCGCCGTGTATGTCAGCGCTGCGTGAGGCGTTACGTGACCTCCCCGACGCCGTGTTCGCGGACGTACTCGAATCCGACGACGCGTATCTACTCGTTCTGGACCTTCCGGGCGTCACCAGCGACACCATCGACGTCCGTGTCGAGAACGGCCGACTCGTCATCGAGGGCCAACGCAGCAAGGACGTCCCCCGGGAGTTCCGGTTCGTCGAAGAGGACCGGTCGGTGTTTCTCGACGCCGAACTCCCCATGCCACCGGACGCGACCGGGCAGGGCGCGGAGGGGACGGTTCGGAAGGGCGTCCTGGAACTCCGGCTCCCGAAGGCCACAGCCGCACCGAGTACGACGATTCCCATCGACGAGGACTGATCCTGGGGTGCCCTGCTGGTGAACTTTCGCGCGTACTGGCGGTTCTTCGTCGTCGCACGCCACTTCCTGCCCCTGTTGGTCGCGTACGCCCGGGACCGAAAGCGCTTCCTCGTCGTCGGTCGTTCCCGTCGCGTCACCGGTAAGCAGCGCCGGCAACGGGCACAGGCGCTGTTGGATTCGTTACTGACCCTCGGCCCGACGTTCATCAAACTCGGGCAGTTGCTCTCGACGCGCCCGGATATCCTCCCGCCGGAGTACATCGAGGAGTTCTCGAAGCTCCAGGACCGGGTCCCGCCGGCCGAGTGGGAGGCCGCGAAGGGCGTGCTGGAGTCGGAACTGGGGCCGGTCGACGACGCCTTCGACGAGTTCGAGAACGAGGCCATCAGCGGGGCCTCGCTCGGCCAGGTCTACCGTGCCGAGATCGACGGCGAACGGGTCGCCGTGAAGATCAGACGGCCGGGGATCGAGGACCTCGTCGAGGCAGACCTCCGGGTCATCAAGTGGTCACTCCCGATACTGATGTACTTCGTCGGCGAGGCGCGGTCGTTCTCGCTTGAGACGCTCGCCGACGAGTTCTCCAAGACGATCCGCGAGGAGATGAACTACGAGCGGGAGGCCCGGATGCTCACCGAGATCCGGGGGAACTTCGCGGACAACGACCGCATCCGCATCCCGAGAGTCACGGAGAGCCACTCCACCGAGCGGGTGCTCACGATGGAGTACGTCCCGGGGACGAAGATCAACGACCTCGACGACTTGGACGAACGGGGATTCGACCGGACGCAACTGGCCGAGACCCTCCAGCGGGCGTACCTCCAGATGATCATCGACGACGGCGTCTTCCACGCGGACCCGCATCCGGGGAATCTAGCCGTCCAGGACGACGGGAAGCTCGTCTTCTACGACTTCGGGATGTCGGGCCGAGTGGACCCGTTCGTCCAGGACAAGATCATCGACTTCTACGCTGCGGTCGCCGACCAGAACATCGACGCGATCCTCGACGCCCTGATCGAGATGGGCACCCTTTCGCCGGAGGCCGACCGGCAGGTGATGGGTGACGTGATGGAACTGGCAATCGCGGACGCGCGCGGAGAAGATATCGAACAGTACCGCGTCCAGCAGATCATCCAGCAGGTCGAGGATACGATCTACGAGTTCCCGCTGCGGCTCCCGGCGAACCTGGCGCTGGTGCTCCGGGTCGCGACCGTCGTCGAGGGCGTCTGTGTCACGCTCGATCCGGAGTTCGACTTCATCTCCGTCGCGACGGACTACCTCCGTCAGGAGGGGCATCTCGCGGAAGGTGTCCGGAACTACATCGAGGACCGACAGCAGGAGATCCAGGACGCGACCCGATCTGCGGTTCGGATTCCGCCGAAACTCGAATCGGTGTTGGACCGGGTCGAGCGCGAAGACCTCCACGTCAGGGCCGATCTAGAGGACTCGGACCGCCTGCTCGCCGCGATGACGAAGCGGCTCATCCTCGGGATGTTGCTCGCCAGTACGCTGTTCTCGACGGCACTGTTGTACGCCGAGGCCTCACTGATCGGAACGGGTGTCGCCGGCGTCGGTGCGGTCCTGCTGACCGGGGCGCTGTGGTGGTCGTTCCGCTCGAAGAGAGGCGTTCGGGCGAAACCACAGTTCACCCGCCAGAGCATGCGCGAGCAGGAGCAAGGCGGTGGCTCGGCCACCACGTTCGAGTATCCGACGGAGACCGACGACTCCGACGGATAACCTACTCGTCGTCCGCGACGCTGGGATGCATCGTCGGCTCACCGGGCATCGGCTGTTCGAAGTACCGCCGCATGATCTCCAGTGACTCCTGTTCGCGTTGTTGCCGTTCGTCCTCGTCGATCTCCTCACACCCCGGTGGGATCTCGCGTCCGCGGTCCGTGAAGTACCCCTCCGGCGCGGTCCAGTCGTGGTAGAACTCGACATCCGAGTCCTCGACCAGCGTGAGCCCGACCTGTGCGCCGTGCCCCGCGGCGACGATCGCCTGATGGTGTTGCTCGGCCAGCCGACCGGCGGCATAGAGGCCGTCCACGTCCGTCCGGCCACAGTCGTCGACACCGACGAACTCCTTCGAGCCCCGATCGACGGTCTCGATATCGAGGGCGGCCAGGTAGGAGGGGTCGGACCACGAGGCCGCGACGAGATACTGGGCGTCGTAGGTCTCCTCGTCGGCCAGCGTGACGACGAACCGACCGTCGTCCCGCTCCACGTCGGTCGCCTCCCCGTCGATGAACCAGACGCCGGCCCGCCGAGCCTGTGCCTGCATCAGTTCCAGCAGGAGACGTGGGTTGATACCCGCGGGGAACCCCGGGTAGTTCTCCAGATGTGCGTTCCGTTCGAGGATCGATTCGCCGATCGAGACGATCCGAGTCGAGAGACCGGCACGGGCGGTGAAAATCGCCGCCGAAAGCCCGGCGACGCCGCCGCCGATGACGATAACGTCTTCACGTTCCGAGGACATACGCCGGCGTAGCCACCCGGACAGAAGAAAC
Above is a window of Haloarcula halophila DNA encoding:
- a CDS encoding GIDE domain-containing protein, whose product is MVVPQLVLLGITAVAGYLLLTGGRELSTVYHILRNDPVPIRTLDGHTGPVEIEGTAVVDEESGTVTSPLTGSDCLAYTYEVQELRSSGKHSNWETLDEGMGGVNFLVDDGTDRVRVDPEGADIRFESHSVTVPPGTELPESLAQYVAASDAVDEQDGTLNLVVTELSVGNKQRFIERRLDPGEHVYVYGLARRGPAAEWGSSLVDAVVGAGDGTPVFVISDTDERGTAWRIARDGLLKAGLGVVGLAIVVGFGIGVLF
- a CDS encoding Hsp20/alpha crystallin family protein is translated as MSALREALRDLPDAVFADVLESDDAYLLVLDLPGVTSDTIDVRVENGRLVIEGQRSKDVPREFRFVEEDRSVFLDAELPMPPDATGQGAEGTVRKGVLELRLPKATAAPSTTIPIDED
- a CDS encoding ABC1 kinase family protein, yielding MNFRAYWRFFVVARHFLPLLVAYARDRKRFLVVGRSRRVTGKQRRQRAQALLDSLLTLGPTFIKLGQLLSTRPDILPPEYIEEFSKLQDRVPPAEWEAAKGVLESELGPVDDAFDEFENEAISGASLGQVYRAEIDGERVAVKIRRPGIEDLVEADLRVIKWSLPILMYFVGEARSFSLETLADEFSKTIREEMNYEREARMLTEIRGNFADNDRIRIPRVTESHSTERVLTMEYVPGTKINDLDDLDERGFDRTQLAETLQRAYLQMIIDDGVFHADPHPGNLAVQDDGKLVFYDFGMSGRVDPFVQDKIIDFYAAVADQNIDAILDALIEMGTLSPEADRQVMGDVMELAIADARGEDIEQYRVQQIIQQVEDTIYEFPLRLPANLALVLRVATVVEGVCVTLDPEFDFISVATDYLRQEGHLAEGVRNYIEDRQQEIQDATRSAVRIPPKLESVLDRVEREDLHVRADLEDSDRLLAAMTKRLILGMLLASTLFSTALLYAEASLIGTGVAGVGAVLLTGALWWSFRSKRGVRAKPQFTRQSMREQEQGGGSATTFEYPTETDDSDG
- a CDS encoding NAD(P)/FAD-dependent oxidoreductase; protein product: MSSEREDVIVIGGGVAGLSAAIFTARAGLSTRIVSIGESILERNAHLENYPGFPAGINPRLLLELMQAQARRAGVWFIDGEATDVERDDGRFVVTLADEETYDAQYLVAASWSDPSYLAALDIETVDRGSKEFVGVDDCGRTDVDGLYAAGRLAEQHHQAIVAAGHGAQVGLTLVEDSDVEFYHDWTAPEGYFTDRGREIPPGCEEIDEDERQQREQESLEIMRRYFEQPMPGEPTMHPSVADDE